A single region of the Brachypodium distachyon strain Bd21 chromosome 3, Brachypodium_distachyon_v3.0, whole genome shotgun sequence genome encodes:
- the LOC100835033 gene encoding protein O-linked-mannose beta-1,4-N-acetylglucosaminyltransferase 2, with the protein MKASLRSRQEPRRVSNGVIIAAMLLSLCVLSIVKARYCSTPFGKPDDQLQEQMNSSIRMETDHPAATVEEEQEDEEDVEEAPATAAKASTTSAAAAVVSGAGKKSPKPKSKSKPKKQTCYMTSKRSERCEAAGDIRVEGNASLIHINPLSKSWKTKPYARYHDPVAMAHVREFTLKPFSSSSSPPPPACTKNHSVPGFLFSNGGFSGNLYHDYTDVLIPLFLTTRSFRGEVRFLLSGLKPWWVTKFTPLFRQLTNYDVLDVDNDGEIHCFPRIVVGSTFHKDMGVDPSKSPGGVSVVDFKRTLRAAFDLPRASASRAGARGDGKPRLLIISRKSSRRFLNEKEMAAAGAAMGFQVRIAEPDQHTDMATFARLVNSADVMVGVHGAGLTNMVFLPAGAVLVQVVPFGGLEWLTRVTFKEPAADMEVRYMDYNVQLEESSLLDQYPRSHQVLADPYAVHKQGWDALKTAYLDKQNVRLDLDRFRATLRDALALLPPAAAPLPA; encoded by the exons atgaaggcgTCGCTGCGCAGCCGGCAGGAGCCCCGGCGGGTGAGCAACGGCGTCATCATCGCCGCCATGCTGCTCTCGCTCTGCGTCCTCAGCATCGTCAAGGCCCGATACTGCTCCACCCCCTTCG GCAAGCCGGACGACCAGCTGCAGGAGCAGATGAACTCCAGCATCCGGATGGAGACCGAccatcccgccgccaccgtag AGGAAGAGcaggaggatgaggaagacGTGGAGGAAGCCCCCGCGACGGCGGCCAAGGCAAGCAccacctcggcggcggcggcggtcgtctccggcgccgggaAGAAGTCGCCGAAGCCAAAGTCCAAATCGAAGCCGAAGAAGCAGACGTGCTACATGACGAGCAAGCGGTCGGAGCGGTGCGAGGCCGCGGGGGACATTCGGGTGGAGGGAAACGCCAGCCTCATCCACATCAACCCGCTCTCCAAGTCATGGAAGACCAAGCCCTACGCCCGCTACCACGACCCCGTCGCCATGGCGCACGTCCGCGAGTTCACCCTCAagcccttttcttcttcctcttccccgccgccgccggcgtgcacGAAGAACCACTCcgtcccgggcttcctcttctccaacggcggcttctccggcaacctctACCACGACTACACCGACGTGCTCATCCCGCTCTTCCTCACCACGCGCAGCTTCCGCGGCGAGGtccgcttcctcctcagcGGGCTCAAGCCATGGTGGGTCACCAAGTTCACCCCCTTGTTCAGGCAGCTGACCAACTACGACGTCCTCGACGTCGACAACGACGGCGAGATCCACTGCTTCCCCCGCATCGTCGTCGGCTCCACCTTCCACAAGGACATGGGCGTCGACCCTTCCAAGTCCCCCGGCGGCGTCTCTGTCGTCGACTTCAAGCGCACCCTCCGCGCCGCCTTCGACCTcccccgcgcctccgcctcccgcgccggcgccaggGGCGACGGGAAACCCCGCCTGTTAATCATCTCCCGGAAGAGCTCCCGCCGGTTCCTGAACGAgaaggagatggcggcggcgggggcggccaTGGGGTTCCAGGTCCGGATCGCGGAGCCCGACCAGCACACGGACATGGCGACCTTCGCGCGGCTGGTGAACTCCGCCGACGTCATGGTcggcgtccatggcgccgGGCTGACCAACATGGTGttcctccccgccggcgccgtgctGGTCCAGGTGGTGCCGTTCGGGGGCCTGGAGTGGCTCACCAGGGTGACCTTCaaggagccggcggcggacaTGGAGGTCAGGTACATGGACTACAACGTGCAGCTGGAGGAGAGCTCGCTGCTTGACCAGTACCCCAGGAGCCACCAGGTGCTCGCGGACCCGTACGCCGTGCATAAGCAAGGATGGGACGCGCTCAAGACGGCGTACCTGGACAAGCAGAATGTCCGGCTCGATCTTGATCGGTTCCGGGCCACGCTCCGGGACGCGCTCGCtttgctgccgccggccgccgcgccattGCCGGCGTGA
- the LOC100836573 gene encoding uncharacterized protein LOC100836573 isoform X2 yields MADKPSRALVLYAAGHAALLPAAAAAAGGGGGKSHLDAFASLASCGFLSVRTPAVNDEGDKNSATIVELAQLLDVYDALYPAKTGLETARVDPQELVVPKLSERFMGMRAAMVTNCPDVSSFTANLGFHVFRTEDFVAHSGLGGSSKDIGIINRAFGLLGFSEGSVQDASEFDLVFVHVAMENTASKLGKLGMKTDLNRLDKLVAAVMEAAPVKSAIAARVHVSVILSYGSATENKEESCLILNSSTETDSDLKLLHPRQSYTMKAGRTLDDVRNHHPMLLAQWQEGVTRSDLAKGFSFEEFIKRGGNFAMLAERFLHEVAFKLWKAPKYGA; encoded by the exons ATGGCGGACAAGCCAAGCCGCGCGCTGGTGCTCTACGCCGCCGGCCACGCCGCGCTGctccctgcggcggcggcggcggcaggaggcggaggcgggaaGAGCCACCTCGACGCCTTCGCGTCCCTCGCCTCCTGCGGCTTCCTCTCCGTCCGCACCCCCGCCGTCAACG ATGAGGGAGATAAGAACAGTGCCACGATTGTCGAGCTGGCGCAGCTGCTCGACGTGTACGATGCTCTCTACCCTGCCAAG ACTGGTCTAGAAACTGCCCGGGTGGATCCACAGGAGCTAGTAGTTCCCAAGCTATCCGAGAG GTTTATGGGGATGAGAGCTGCCATGGTCACCAATTGCCCTGATGTTAGTTCCTTCACGGCGAATCTTGGTTTCCATGTCTTCAGAACTGAAGACTTCGTTGCTCATTCCGGTTTGGGTGGCAGCTCTAAGGACATTGGTATAATCAATCGGGCATTTGGTCTGCTGGGATTTTCAGAGGGGAGTGTCCAGGACGCGTCTGAATTCGATCTAGTGTTTGTGCATGTTGCAATGGAGAACACTGCCAGCAAGCTGGGGAAATTAGGAATGAAGACGGATCTCAACCGGCTTGACAAATTGGTGGCTGCAGTCATGGAAGCTGCACCAGTCAAGTCAGCTATCGCTGCCCGTGTTCATGTGTCTGTGATCTTGAGCTATGGATCGGCTACTGAAAATAAGGAAGAGTCCTGCCTCATATTGAACTCTTCAACCGAAACAGACTCCGACTTGAAGTTACTTCACCCACGCCAGAGCTATACTATGAAAGCAGGACGTACATTGGATGATGTCAG GAATCATCATCCAATGCTATTGGCGCAGTGGCAGGAAGGGGTGACACGTTCtgatttggccaaagggttctCTTTTGAGGAATTTATAAAG CGCGGCGGAAACTTTGCTATGCTTGCTGAGCGCTTTCTACATGAGGTGGCATTTAAGCTCTGGAAAGCACCCAAATATGGAGCCTAG
- the LOC100836573 gene encoding uncharacterized protein LOC100836573 isoform X1, with product MADKPSRALVLYAAGHAALLPAAAAAAGGGGGKSHLDAFASLASCGFLSVRTPAVNDEGDKNSATIVELAQLLDVYDALYPAKDAQTGLETARVDPQELVVPKLSERFMGMRAAMVTNCPDVSSFTANLGFHVFRTEDFVAHSGLGGSSKDIGIINRAFGLLGFSEGSVQDASEFDLVFVHVAMENTASKLGKLGMKTDLNRLDKLVAAVMEAAPVKSAIAARVHVSVILSYGSATENKEESCLILNSSTETDSDLKLLHPRQSYTMKAGRTLDDVRNHHPMLLAQWQEGVTRSDLAKGFSFEEFIKRGGNFAMLAERFLHEVAFKLWKAPKYGA from the exons ATGGCGGACAAGCCAAGCCGCGCGCTGGTGCTCTACGCCGCCGGCCACGCCGCGCTGctccctgcggcggcggcggcggcaggaggcggaggcgggaaGAGCCACCTCGACGCCTTCGCGTCCCTCGCCTCCTGCGGCTTCCTCTCCGTCCGCACCCCCGCCGTCAACG ATGAGGGAGATAAGAACAGTGCCACGATTGTCGAGCTGGCGCAGCTGCTCGACGTGTACGATGCTCTCTACCCTGCCAAG GATGCACAGACTGGTCTAGAAACTGCCCGGGTGGATCCACAGGAGCTAGTAGTTCCCAAGCTATCCGAGAG GTTTATGGGGATGAGAGCTGCCATGGTCACCAATTGCCCTGATGTTAGTTCCTTCACGGCGAATCTTGGTTTCCATGTCTTCAGAACTGAAGACTTCGTTGCTCATTCCGGTTTGGGTGGCAGCTCTAAGGACATTGGTATAATCAATCGGGCATTTGGTCTGCTGGGATTTTCAGAGGGGAGTGTCCAGGACGCGTCTGAATTCGATCTAGTGTTTGTGCATGTTGCAATGGAGAACACTGCCAGCAAGCTGGGGAAATTAGGAATGAAGACGGATCTCAACCGGCTTGACAAATTGGTGGCTGCAGTCATGGAAGCTGCACCAGTCAAGTCAGCTATCGCTGCCCGTGTTCATGTGTCTGTGATCTTGAGCTATGGATCGGCTACTGAAAATAAGGAAGAGTCCTGCCTCATATTGAACTCTTCAACCGAAACAGACTCCGACTTGAAGTTACTTCACCCACGCCAGAGCTATACTATGAAAGCAGGACGTACATTGGATGATGTCAG GAATCATCATCCAATGCTATTGGCGCAGTGGCAGGAAGGGGTGACACGTTCtgatttggccaaagggttctCTTTTGAGGAATTTATAAAG CGCGGCGGAAACTTTGCTATGCTTGCTGAGCGCTTTCTACATGAGGTGGCATTTAAGCTCTGGAAAGCACCCAAATATGGAGCCTAG
- the LOC100832357 gene encoding uncharacterized protein LOC100832357, with amino-acid sequence MAGKKRAPTALADLEAAAAAASDSSQDEAPAKTKGMGGEVPAKKKKKLAMELRKQRKVLDKERHRQAAEKSDAAPKPPAQEQPAAAEEAAAAAPLAAAAAVVPVPAPPAPVVAGPGLHMNVFRDLASPEASLREAAAEALVAELREVQRAYEKAAREEEKQAGDRDGPSQMEAEKEDGLDNCAPAVRYAIRRLIRGISSSREYARQGFALGLAVVLESIQAISVEAVMKLIPNLLEYSASMKGPEAKDNLLGRLFAFGSLARSGRVSGQWTHDKCSPIVKDFISEVVQLGNKKRYLTEPAVALILDFTRKLPDQAVLSEAVKSPAVQDWFNKAAGVGDPDALFLALKFQERTNVQRNIFGKLLPYPFSPDKFFTEEHLLSVAACFKESAFCLPRIHSLWHVITDMLTRDEASQNESNISSSKKHKKNKKNSSSEDSKKNLRSFCEVIIESSLLLSSHDRKHLAFNIILDLLPRLSPSSIQIVLSSKVVLGLMDILSNASSWLYNAGQHFLKELVSSVRNDNDRCVAVIVNLQKYSGGRFDSLTKTKTVKELIAKFHNGQDCLCLVQNLMALFVDEGSVDDEPSDQSQTTDENSEGGSMEDKDLVGQSNADLLKSWVVNTIPFVLKNLKLTSKGSSLTDSEMAKCIEEKFQVQTEILKFFAVQGLFSASLGTEVTSFELQEKFKWPKAAISTSLRNECIGQLQLLLEDAQKDEALHVVNEVKSNDLGFYFMHFINTVCNIPSVSLFRTLSSNDDDAFKKTLATESALFHEERKIGPGLDSTKMHVIRYLLIQLLLQVLLHPDEYWEAAIDVIICCNKTFPSIAQGDNSTGLESLEVGSKESDEHGSEESNEDVPLEFMDVLVQTFLSVLPHASGPVCFTIEQVFRVFCDEVTETGLLDMLRVVKIDLKGSRRQTDSDDDEDDTLVGIEDDDETVMEDVDAGDADDATDEIDEEMEDEESEDDSADEVVQDDLKKTAHHEAKYGDAAESSKGGEDSDDSDGMDDDAMFRIDPYIARIFQERNNLPGSGTQQSQLMRFKLRVLTLLEIYLQRNPGKNLVLEVYTFLMQAFVNSHSADGSEQFKQRIGGILQKRIFKAKECPKGSDLELVSLERLLEKALKLASRSRYKAVASAAQNATFWILKIINSKSCSKEELATVFDKFQFMLNDYFNNKKSRLKIGFVKEIVRRNPWVGRELFGFALQKAGSTKAEYRRVQTLELVDCILKSWVSEDVASASKVLKKHLPLLCELIQEILTKMPENKSRRQEVRRFCTRALQTVVKLNLRERFQKKLSSEAYSLCQAQLGAAFAPFQQQ; translated from the exons ATGGCTGGCAAGAAGAGGGCCCCGACAGCGCTCGCCGATctcgaagccgccgccgccgccgcctcggactCGTCGCAGGACGAGGCCCCGGCGAAGACGAAGGGCATGGGCGGGGAAGTgccggcgaagaagaagaagaagctggccATGGAGCTGAGGAAGCAGCGGAAGGTGCTTGATAAGGAGCGCCACCGCCAAGCCGCCGAGAAATCCGACGCGGCTCCCAAGCCGCCGGCGCAGGAGCAGCCCGCGGCTGCGGaggaggctgctgctgctgctccgctagcggcggcggcggcagtggtgccagtgcctgcgccgcccgctccgGTGGTGGCGGGGCCGGGGCTGCATATGAATGTGTTTAGGGACCTGGCATCGCCCGAGGCGTCGCTGAGGGAggctgccgcggaggcgctggtggcggagctccgggAGGTACAGAGGGCCTACGAGAAGGCTgcacgggaggaggagaagcaagCGGGTGATCGTGATGGCCCCTCACAGATGGAAGCCGAGAAGGAGGATGGTCTGGATAACTGTGCTCCGGCGGTGCGTTATGCCATCCGGCGGCTTATCCGTGGTATCTCTTCTTCTAGAGAG TATGCAAGGCAAGGATTTGCATTGGGTCTTGCAGTTGTGCTCGAATCAATTCAAGCTATCAGCGTTGAAGCAGTTATGAAGTTGATACCTAATTTGCTAGAATATTCTGCTTCGATGAAAGGACCG GAAGCTAAGGACAACCTTTTAGGGCGCCTCTTTGCGTTTGGATCACTTGCAAGGTCTGGAAGGGTGTCAGGACAGTGGACACATGATAAATGTTCTCCTATTGTCAAGGATTTTATTAGCGAGGTTGTACAACTTGGAAATAAGAAAAGATATCTCACCGAGCCTGCAGTTGCATTGATTCTGGATTTCACTAGGAAG CTGCCAGATCAAGCTGTATTATCTGAGGCTGTCAAATCTCCTGCTGTGCAAGATTGGTTCAACAAAGCGGCTGGTGTTGGAGATCCAGATGCACTCTTTTTGGCTTTGAAGTTCCAAGAAAGAACTAATGTTCAGAGGAACATATTTGGGAAACTTCTGCCATATCCATTCAGTCCTGATAAATTTTTCACAGAAGAGCATCTTCTATCCGTTGCTGCTTGTTTTAAG GAATCAGCATTTTGTCTTCCACGTATTCATAGTCTATGGCATGTGATCACGGACATGCTCACCCGGGATGAAGCTTCTCAGAATGAAAGTAACATCAGTTCTAGCAAAAAGCAcaaaaagaataagaaaaacagctCCTCTGAGGATTCAAAAAAGAATCTGCGCAGTTTTTGTGAGGTTATTATTGAAAGTTCATTGCTACTTTCATCTCATGACCGGAAGCATTTGGCATTTAATATAATTCTTGATCTCCTTCCAAGACTGTCACCATCATCTATCCAAATAGTTCTGTCCAGCAAAGTTGTTCTTGGTTTGATGGATATTCTGTCAAATGCATCATCATGGCTGTACAATGCTGGCCAACATTTTCTGAAAGAATTAGTAAGTTCAGTAAGGAATGACAATGATCGCTGTGTTGCTGTCATTGTTAACTTGCAGAAGTATAGTGGTGGAAGATTTGACAGCctgacaaaaacaaaaactgtcAAAGAGTTGATAGCCAAGTTCCATAATGGTCAAGATTGTCTGTGCCTTGTGCAAAATTTGATGGCGCTCTTTGTGGATGAAGGTTCTGTTGATGATGAACCATCTGACCAAAGTCAGACAACTGACGAGAATTCAGAAGGTGGCTCAATGGAAGATAAGGACCTTGTTGGTCAAAGCAATGCTGACCTTCTGAAGAGTTGGGTGGTGAATACAATTCCTTTTGTCTTGAAAAATTTAAAGCTTACATCTAAAGGAAGTTCACTGACAGATTCCGAAATGGCCAAGTGTATTGAAGAAAAGTTTCAAGTGCAAACTGAGATATTGAAATTCTTTGCGGTCCAAGGTTTGTTCTCAGCTTCTTTAGGGACTGAGGTGACGTCATTTGAGTTGCAAGAGAAATTCAAATGGCCAAAGGCAGCTATATCGACATCACTTCGTAATGAATGCATCGGACAACTTCAATTATTACTAGAAGATGCACAGAAGGATGAGGCTTTACATGTTGTTAATGAGGTTAAGTCTAACGACTTGGGCTTCTACTTCATGCATTTCATTAACACggtatgcaacattccttcgGTTTCGCTGTTCAGAACCTTGAGCAGCAACGATGACGATGCATTCAAGAAAACGCTGGCTACAGAATCTGCACTTTTCCATGAG GAAAGAAAAATCGGGCCTGGACTGGATTCAACCAAAATGCATGTGATACGTTATCTCCTTATTCAATTGCTGCTGCAAGTTCTTCTCCATCCAGATGAGTATTGGGAGGCTGCAATTGATGTGATTATATGTTGCAACAAAACATTTCCTTCCATTGCTCAGGGTGACAATTCAACTGGGCTGGAATCTCTTGAGGTCGGTTCAAAGGAATCAGATGAGCATGGATCAGAGGAGTCTAATGAGGATGTACCATTAGAGTTTATGGATGTACTTGTGCAGACTTTTCTCTCTGTTTTGCCTCATGCATCTGGCCCTGTGTGTTTCACCATTGAGCAG GTTTTCCGCGTGTTCTGTGATGAGGTTACAGAGACAGGGCTCCTTGATATGTTGAGAGTAGTGAAGATAGATTTGAAAGGCTCTCGTCGTCAAACGGATAGCGACGATGACGAAGATGACACTCTTGTTGGTattgaagatgatgatgaaactGTAATGGAAGACGTAGATGCTGGGGATGCTGATGATGCTACAGATGAAATTGATGAGGAAATGGAAGATGAGGAAAGTGAAGATGATTCGGCAGATGAAGTAGTTCAGGATGATTTGAAAAAAACAGCTCACCATGAGGCAAAATATGGGGATGCTGCAGAAAGTAGCAAAGGTGGGGAAGATTCAGATGATTCAGATGGTATGGATGATGATGCTATGTTCCGTATTGATCCGTACATTGCGAGGATTTTCCAGGAGCGCAACAATCTACCTGGTAGTGGAACCCAGCAATCTCAACTTATGCGATTCAAGCTCCGTGTGCTTACGTTACTGGAGATATATCTTCAGAGGAATCCAG GAAAAAACCTGGTGCTGGAGGTGTATACTTTCTTAATGCAAGCTTTTGTGAATTCACATAGTGCTGATGGTAGCGAGCAGTTCAAGCAACGAATTGGTGGTATATTGCAAAAAAGGATATTCAAAGCAAAAGAGTGCCCGAAAGGCAGTGATCTTGAACTTGTTAGCCTCGAAAGATTGTTAGAGAAGGCTCTAAAGTTGGCATCACGTTCACGATACAAAGCAGTTGCTTCTGCAGCCCAAAATGCTACATTTTGGATTCTGAAGATCATCAATTCAAAGAGTTGTTCCAAGGAGGAGCTTGCAACTGTGTTTGATAAGTTCCAGTTCATGTTGAACGACTACTTCAACAACAAGAAATCGCGGCTGAAGATTGGTTTTGTGAAGGAGATTGTCCGCAGGAATCCCTGGGTAGGACGGGAGCTTTTTGGCTTTGCTCTACAGAAGGCTGGGAGCACGAAAGCCGAATACCGAAGAGTTCAGACTTTAGAGTTAGTGGACTGCATATTGAAATCTTGGGTCAGCGAAGACGTCGCGAGTGCATCAAAGGTCTTGAAGAAGCATCTGCCTCTGTTGTGCGAGCTGATTCAAGAGATCCTCACAAAGATGCCCGAAAACAAGTCACGTCGCCAAGAAGTGCGTAGATTTTGCACGCGAGCCCTGCAAACTGTGGTGAAGCTCAACCTGAGAGAACGGTTCCAGAAGAAACTGAGTTCTGAGGCCTACTCCCTCTGCCAGGCACAGCTGGGAGCCGCGTTTGCTCCCTTCCAACAACAGTGA
- the LOC104583417 gene encoding uncharacterized protein LOC104583417: MEQSFKLNPHATPFVPASKSSFTESLKEKKVPEKQVDETADKFAGYELPDSLSFDDYAESLGKINICAESSSKEDAAGRAVAPSQYKGSDADYHLAMVQAISLRFPDVSADFILEALKVHAFDAESTIEMLSNLCEADGTDQFAEVSGKPPQQQPHHP, translated from the exons ATGGAGCAGTCCTTCAAGTTGAACCCACATGCCACTCCTTTTGTGCCTGCCTCCAAGTCTTCTTTCACAGAAAGCTTGAAAGAGAAGAAGGTCCCTGAGAAGCAAGTGGATGAAACTGCTGACAAGTTTGCTGGCTATGAACTCCCAGACTCGCTTTCTTTTGATGACTATGCTGAAAGCCTAGGAAAAATCAACATCTGTGCCGAGTCTTCATCAAAAGAAGATGCTGCTGGAAGAGCTGTTGCTCCATCACAGTACAAGGGAAGTGATGCGGATTATCATCTTGCCATGGTGCAAGCTATCTCTCTGCGTTTCCCAGATGTGTCTGCTGACTTCATTCTTGAAGCACTGAAGGTCCATGCGTTTGATGCAGAATCCACCATTGAAATGCTTTCTAACTTG TGTGAAGCTGATGGCACTGATCAGTTTGCTGAAGTATCAGGAAAGCCGCCTCAGCAGCAGCCCCATCACCCTTAG